The following coding sequences lie in one Candidatus Bathyarchaeia archaeon genomic window:
- a CDS encoding SLC13 family permease — MTLEYLPIGIFAAVYTLIVLRNLRWFRIPVWTIMMAGAVAMIFSGAIPLKDAYASINLNVIFFLLGMFSVVAALDLSGLLEYLTLRLLRLAKSPQKIFGLALIGTSAMSAFLVNDTLALMATPIMLSVAKQLRVRPGVFLITLALGVTIGSTMTAIGNPQNLLVALSTGIPNPMLDFLYYLAPPTMAGLGVTYLILRWYYRKEFSNSTLAQLQANPRDAIKDQTLAKLSGSAAGIVVIGFFLVGIAELFGVQGNFNLGTVSLLGATIVFLGSGRRREILRSVDWGIIIFFISLFIVMQAFWESNALQSFMIYLPVLTKSDPGLSIITIILASAFFSQLLSNVPFVAVYIKAMQAAGFTGADVKPWMALAGASTLSGGISLLGAASNVIILEQAESRGSGFGFLEFSKIGLLVTIPNLLILYLFLRVL, encoded by the coding sequence TTGACACTAGAGTATCTTCCGATAGGTATCTTCGCAGCTGTCTATACCCTTATAGTTCTACGAAACCTCCGATGGTTTCGCATCCCGGTCTGGACCATAATGATGGCGGGAGCTGTCGCAATGATCTTCTCCGGCGCCATCCCCCTAAAAGATGCTTACGCGTCGATCAATCTCAACGTGATTTTCTTCCTGCTAGGAATGTTCTCAGTAGTTGCCGCATTGGATCTCTCCGGTCTCCTCGAGTACCTAACCTTGAGGCTGCTGCGATTGGCAAAGTCACCCCAGAAAATCTTCGGCCTGGCTCTGATCGGAACAAGTGCGATGTCAGCGTTCTTGGTGAACGACACCTTGGCACTCATGGCCACGCCAATCATGCTGAGCGTTGCGAAGCAGCTGAGGGTCCGACCCGGAGTCTTTCTGATCACTCTCGCCTTGGGTGTAACCATCGGCAGCACGATGACGGCCATAGGCAACCCGCAGAACCTTCTGGTCGCCCTATCAACAGGAATTCCAAACCCAATGCTCGATTTTCTCTACTACCTCGCCCCACCAACAATGGCAGGGCTCGGAGTCACATACCTAATCCTCAGATGGTACTACAGGAAAGAATTCTCAAACTCAACACTCGCACAACTCCAAGCTAATCCTCGAGATGCAATCAAAGATCAAACACTAGCAAAGCTCTCTGGATCGGCCGCCGGAATAGTTGTGATCGGCTTCTTCCTCGTTGGTATCGCTGAATTGTTTGGGGTTCAGGGAAACTTCAACCTCGGAACGGTTTCGCTTCTAGGTGCGACGATTGTATTCTTGGGAAGCGGGAGACGACGGGAGATCCTCAGATCGGTCGACTGGGGGATTATCATCTTCTTCATTTCCCTCTTCATCGTAATGCAGGCCTTCTGGGAGTCGAACGCCCTGCAGAGCTTTATGATCTACTTGCCTGTTCTTACCAAGTCTGATCCCGGTCTTTCGATCATAACGATAATCTTGGCTAGTGCATTCTTCAGCCAGCTCCTGAGCAACGTTCCCTTTGTCGCAGTTTACATCAAAGCGATGCAAGCAGCTGGCTTCACTGGCGCTGATGTCAAGCCATGGATGGCGCTAGCAGGTGCAAGTACTCTCTCCGGAGGGATCAGTCTCTTGGGCGCGGCAAGCAATGTCATAATTCTAGAACAAGCTGAGAGCCGAGGATCAGGCTTCGGGTTCTTGGAGTTCTCAAAGATCGGACTCCTGGTGACAATTCCCAATCTTCTCATCCTATACCTGTTTCTCCGAGTACTATAG
- a CDS encoding M20/M25/M40 family metallo-hydrolase — MPLDRAKVFAHIDKNLPQHIAKVQELIRQPSISPENKGVRECANLVLSYLASLGATASLEETGGNPVVYGRYDAGADKTIVVYMMYDTMPVDELGWKVDPLAGTLMDVPPFGRCLVARGAVNTKGELRGFLNACESIKATRQKLPVNMLFLVEGEEELGSRHLPEFISKHEKDLQAAKAVFFPFCSQDRTGKVVMYLGVKGIVYFELELDGAVWGRGPKEFGIHGSHKAWVDSPVWKMIQALSTMTGPDGNKVTIQDFYRHAQVPNKEDRELLPKLEKTFNDSATKEELKVDRFIGDTHGIEALKKYLFDPTLNINGIASGYAGPETKTLLPHKITVKMDVRLVPNMRKDDVIPMIRNHLDAYGFKEIQIRVVEAGYGWSRTSYKSPPAQAVIKSYKELGKDPELWPTIAGSAPFALFNKKPLNLPVVIGGLGHGALQHSPNEYIVIDEKGPTGGLASMEKSFVTMLDNFGKMTS, encoded by the coding sequence ATGCCGCTTGATCGCGCAAAAGTCTTCGCTCACATAGACAAGAATCTCCCGCAACACATCGCCAAAGTCCAGGAGCTAATTCGCCAACCCTCCATCTCTCCCGAGAACAAAGGGGTTAGAGAGTGCGCGAATCTCGTGCTAAGCTACCTTGCGAGTCTAGGCGCCACGGCAAGTCTGGAGGAGACTGGCGGAAACCCGGTAGTCTACGGCCGATATGACGCTGGAGCAGACAAGACAATCGTTGTCTACATGATGTACGATACTATGCCAGTTGACGAGCTTGGCTGGAAGGTCGACCCCCTGGCGGGGACGCTGATGGATGTTCCACCGTTCGGTCGATGCCTTGTAGCCCGCGGCGCAGTTAACACGAAGGGAGAACTGCGCGGGTTCCTGAATGCTTGCGAATCGATCAAGGCCACACGCCAGAAACTACCCGTAAACATGCTGTTCCTCGTTGAAGGTGAGGAAGAGCTCGGAAGCCGCCACCTGCCAGAGTTCATCTCAAAACACGAGAAAGACCTGCAAGCGGCAAAGGCTGTCTTCTTTCCATTCTGCTCACAAGACCGAACCGGAAAAGTCGTAATGTATCTAGGCGTCAAGGGAATCGTATACTTCGAACTCGAACTCGACGGCGCAGTATGGGGAAGAGGCCCCAAAGAGTTCGGAATACATGGAAGCCACAAAGCCTGGGTCGACAGCCCAGTCTGGAAAATGATTCAGGCACTATCCACCATGACCGGTCCCGACGGCAACAAGGTAACGATTCAGGACTTTTACCGCCACGCACAGGTTCCTAACAAGGAAGACCGCGAGCTCCTCCCGAAGCTGGAGAAGACGTTCAACGATTCCGCGACAAAAGAAGAGCTGAAGGTTGACAGGTTCATCGGCGACACCCATGGGATCGAGGCGTTGAAGAAGTATCTTTTTGATCCCACCCTCAATATCAACGGCATTGCAAGCGGCTACGCCGGACCTGAGACAAAGACGTTGCTGCCACACAAGATTACCGTCAAGATGGATGTTCGCTTGGTTCCGAACATGAGAAAGGACGATGTGATACCGATGATAAGAAACCATCTAGACGCGTATGGATTCAAGGAGATCCAAATAAGGGTAGTAGAAGCAGGCTACGGATGGTCACGAACAAGCTACAAGAGCCCACCGGCACAAGCAGTCATAAAATCCTACAAAGAGCTCGGAAAAGACCCCGAGCTATGGCCCACCATCGCAGGAAGCGCACCCTTTGCACTCTTCAACAAGAAACCCCTGAACCTACCAGTAGTGATCGGCGGACTCGGCCACGGTGCTCTACAGCACTCCCCGAACGAGTACATCGTAATAGACGAAAAAGGACCAACCGGTGGACTAGCCTCGATGGAGAAATCCTTCGTCACAATGCTGGACAACTTTGGTAAGATGACAAGTTAG
- a CDS encoding luciferase family protein, which yields MSLLDMIAGEMLLVPGVEMKDHGDEEIELHVGGKSFAHIHSPDRIELRLPPDLKEVMISQGTVSRSPEVHDREGWVILKLGPRPDLRRIMRILQQSYQFASSTV from the coding sequence ATGAGCCTACTGGACATGATCGCAGGCGAGATGCTCCTCGTACCAGGTGTCGAGATGAAAGACCATGGAGACGAAGAGATCGAGCTGCACGTGGGCGGCAAGTCCTTCGCTCACATTCACAGCCCAGACCGGATAGAATTACGGTTGCCGCCTGACCTGAAAGAGGTCATGATCAGCCAAGGCACAGTCTCCCGCTCTCCGGAAGTCCATGACCGCGAAGGATGGGTCATACTCAAACTAGGACCCAGACCAGACCTCCGCCGAATAATGAGGATTCTACAACAGTCCTACCAGTTCGCCTCCTCCACAGTATAG
- a CDS encoding PadR family transcriptional regulator, whose product MFRGFGMFRKRGLRPWVLNILRRSPKNGAEIMDEIENMSQGWWRPSPGSVYPMLEEMVQDGLIKKREDGRYELTTKAQQEEEWPFSHHFTGPRSIDAMLNEITGYISYFEDLTKTDRAKLDSYKDKITTMSERLAALVK is encoded by the coding sequence ATGTTTCGTGGATTTGGAATGTTCAGAAAACGTGGGCTCAGACCCTGGGTCCTCAACATCCTAAGAAGATCGCCAAAGAACGGAGCGGAGATAATGGACGAGATCGAAAACATGAGCCAGGGATGGTGGAGACCCTCCCCAGGATCCGTCTACCCAATGCTCGAAGAAATGGTCCAGGATGGACTCATCAAGAAGAGGGAGGACGGCAGATACGAGCTAACAACCAAGGCGCAACAGGAAGAAGAATGGCCCTTCAGCCACCACTTCACCGGCCCCCGATCAATAGACGCAATGCTAAACGAGATCACAGGCTACATATCATACTTCGAAGACCTAACAAAAACCGACCGAGCGAAGCTAGACTCGTACAAAGACAAGATAACAACGATGTCAGAACGACTTGCTGCATTAGTCAAGTAG
- a CDS encoding threonine synthase, producing MSREDAYEGLQCTECHAAYAKGKIAQKCSKCNGLLDTIINPEMLSGFSKNDLDHTPSMWKYKAFLPVDETYRIVSAGEGNTPLRKLNSFHGNVWVKDETKNPTGTFKDRGASLAITALSSLSVEDIVLSSEGNAGCSFALYSHIAELTCRVFLPRRANPAKIELSRKLGATVSLVDGTIADAGRRAENVANRKGPYNASTFVTPFRHDGKGTIALEICEQFDWRVPDYVLYPVGGGVGLVGMWKMFSILEKIGWVKGRPGFIAVQPAGCAPVVKAYNSKRDDVEEWKNPETIAFGLKIPKPLAGKWILRCLKESKGIALSVTDSEIRKSMGQALKTEGLLLEPSSAATIAALSHLYQEKMIDRSANVVLIATGSGLKTLEQI from the coding sequence TTGAGCCGAGAGGATGCCTATGAAGGGCTGCAGTGTACAGAATGCCATGCCGCCTATGCTAAGGGTAAGATTGCCCAAAAGTGCTCCAAGTGTAATGGACTCCTGGATACAATAATCAATCCAGAGATGCTCAGCGGGTTCTCGAAGAACGATCTCGACCACACTCCATCCATGTGGAAATACAAAGCCTTCCTGCCCGTTGATGAGACATACAGGATTGTCTCCGCAGGCGAGGGGAATACTCCCCTCAGAAAGCTGAACTCCTTTCATGGAAACGTGTGGGTGAAAGACGAGACGAAAAACCCGACCGGGACGTTCAAGGATCGAGGCGCCTCTCTCGCGATCACGGCTCTTTCCTCATTGAGTGTAGAGGACATCGTCTTGTCTTCCGAGGGGAACGCGGGATGCTCATTCGCCCTATATTCACACATCGCAGAACTAACCTGTCGAGTGTTTCTTCCCCGGCGAGCAAATCCCGCAAAAATCGAACTCTCCAGGAAACTTGGAGCAACCGTCAGCCTTGTTGACGGTACGATCGCAGACGCCGGACGTCGAGCGGAGAATGTTGCCAATAGGAAAGGACCCTACAATGCCTCGACTTTTGTCACACCGTTTCGCCATGATGGCAAAGGGACCATTGCCCTGGAAATCTGCGAACAGTTTGATTGGAGAGTTCCAGACTACGTCCTATACCCTGTCGGGGGCGGAGTCGGCCTAGTGGGAATGTGGAAGATGTTTTCGATTCTGGAAAAAATCGGGTGGGTCAAAGGGAGACCGGGTTTCATCGCGGTCCAGCCTGCGGGCTGCGCGCCAGTGGTCAAGGCCTACAACTCCAAGAGAGACGATGTTGAAGAATGGAAGAATCCCGAAACCATCGCCTTCGGCCTCAAAATTCCCAAGCCACTGGCTGGGAAGTGGATTCTTCGTTGCCTCAAAGAGTCAAAGGGCATAGCATTGTCCGTTACAGATTCGGAGATCCGCAAGTCGATGGGTCAAGCTCTCAAGACTGAAGGTCTTCTCCTCGAGCCCTCTAGCGCAGCGACAATCGCAGCTCTATCCCATCTTTACCAGGAGAAGATGATCGACAGGTCAGCAAATGTAGTCCTCATAGCAACCGGGTCTGGGCTGAAGACCCTAGAGCAGATCTAG
- a CDS encoding PadR family transcriptional regulator codes for MVKSFLDLFVLSLLDNGGKHGYEIMRELKVKTGAHIGAGTLYPLLYELEERRLVAGEWMSPTRRSRRVYRITDQGEKYRNQSFQGLDRLLKISFSNSNY; via the coding sequence ATGGTTAAGAGCTTCCTCGACCTCTTCGTCCTCTCACTTCTAGACAATGGAGGAAAACACGGCTACGAGATCATGCGGGAATTGAAAGTGAAGACCGGCGCCCACATTGGTGCGGGGACACTGTACCCATTGCTTTACGAGCTGGAAGAGCGCAGACTAGTCGCTGGGGAATGGATGTCTCCAACGCGGAGAAGTAGGCGGGTGTACAGAATTACAGACCAGGGCGAAAAATATCGTAACCAATCATTCCAGGGATTAGACAGACTACTGAAAATATCGTTCTCGAATTCGAACTACTAG
- a CDS encoding 4-vinyl reductase, translating to MQALDIDETKGIITAFDERFLFIPVALIHSIEDKLTESFGPITATSFQYSIGKQGGSQYMSIAKKSGFDIKRPGGLNQVADSLGTLGGWGKVSIVDFDLEKKIARVRWTNGVSVRNRKGKTPVCHFGRGILTGAMEQTFGRKLESLEVSCQGKGDRFCEAVIGEPAEITRIAEQSKRLPD from the coding sequence TTGCAGGCATTAGACATCGACGAAACCAAGGGAATAATCACCGCATTCGATGAACGTTTTCTCTTCATTCCCGTTGCACTGATTCATTCCATCGAGGACAAGTTGACCGAAAGCTTCGGCCCCATTACAGCCACTAGTTTCCAGTATAGCATCGGCAAACAAGGAGGGTCTCAATACATGAGTATCGCGAAAAAATCCGGTTTTGACATCAAACGCCCTGGAGGACTGAACCAGGTTGCGGATAGTCTGGGTACCCTTGGCGGATGGGGGAAAGTCTCGATAGTCGACTTTGATCTCGAGAAGAAGATTGCCAGGGTAAGATGGACAAACGGGGTCTCTGTCCGGAACCGGAAGGGCAAGACTCCAGTATGTCATTTTGGCCGCGGTATTCTTACCGGTGCGATGGAGCAGACTTTTGGTAGAAAGCTAGAGTCGCTGGAGGTGTCCTGTCAAGGTAAGGGTGATCGGTTCTGCGAGGCTGTAATTGGCGAGCCTGCGGAGATCACTCGAATCGCTGAGCAATCGAAGAGATTGCCCGACTAG
- a CDS encoding VTT domain-containing protein produces MADLIGWVIGFFSAHPSGLLATLLFIFAVSVAGNLIPFFPTPYLLLVVSIAIGDAYQGIGIIQIAAVAALGSATGKLVSYALGYGARRAIRKQERFDSLRKLLGGSTFLVGVLFAASPLVDAAFIPMGIIRYSPPKTYLALYTGKFIWILSVLYVARQSSQFVDQFLGENVYASILSAALVLSTAYLIIRVDWEKRLLGHKDSLRSKLLGRIRNFFSRQRSDRRGPGQQDPST; encoded by the coding sequence ATGGCCGATCTGATTGGATGGGTAATCGGTTTTTTCTCCGCCCACCCCTCGGGCCTCCTCGCCACGCTTCTATTCATCTTCGCTGTTAGTGTTGCTGGCAATCTCATCCCATTCTTCCCGACACCTTACCTCTTGCTCGTGGTCTCGATCGCCATAGGGGATGCGTATCAGGGAATTGGGATCATACAGATCGCAGCCGTTGCGGCGCTCGGTTCTGCCACTGGGAAGCTGGTGAGTTACGCTCTTGGGTACGGTGCCAGGCGAGCAATTCGTAAACAGGAGAGGTTCGATTCCCTCAGAAAACTACTCGGCGGAAGCACTTTCCTCGTAGGAGTGCTCTTTGCAGCGTCTCCACTTGTCGACGCGGCCTTCATTCCCATGGGCATCATCCGCTATAGCCCTCCGAAAACCTATCTGGCGCTATACACTGGCAAGTTCATCTGGATTCTCTCGGTGCTATATGTCGCGAGACAATCAAGCCAGTTTGTCGACCAGTTTCTCGGAGAAAACGTCTACGCATCGATCTTGTCAGCCGCTCTCGTTCTCTCCACGGCGTATCTCATCATCAGGGTTGACTGGGAGAAGAGATTGCTGGGACACAAGGATAGTCTTCGAAGTAAACTACTAGGGAGGATTCGTAACTTCTTCTCAAGGCAAAGAAGCGACCGACGAGGCCCTGGGCAACAGGATCCTTCAACATAG
- a CDS encoding MBL fold metallo-hydrolase, whose product MVDLTFYGGAGEIGGNMILVRDRDSKIMLDFGMSLGERGRFFSEPFLSPRNESGLINLGIIPDVAGLYRGEGEVPADAVFLSHAHIDHSMSISLLNRQIPVYCGETTKMILEALSTARPGGFENDLDEIQFKTFRTGDRVKMGGIEVEPVHVDHSIPGSYGFVIHTSIGTLVYSGDFRAHGPRSDLTQDFAESAERSNPELFLCEGTNLVRGDLQSESEVVDKVDHVIRKTSGLVLANFSTADVDRLRTFYEIAKKNNRVLAVSLRQAHLLQALNKDKHLDIPDISHDTNIVVYQRSKKTYYNWEKEVMKNGTVKTSKDIKETQGKFVLAASSYDMNEVLDIKPDAGGAFINSSSEPFNEEMEIDHERFVNWLNHFGLPMYQIHSSGHMMPTELRETIGQISPKTLVPIHTEQPHLYELFIKDLCKVHQPIKGSMWTVQ is encoded by the coding sequence ATGGTCGACCTCACCTTCTACGGCGGGGCGGGCGAAATAGGCGGAAACATGATCCTCGTCCGTGACAGAGACTCCAAGATCATGCTAGATTTTGGCATGAGCTTGGGAGAGAGGGGACGATTCTTCTCCGAACCCTTCCTGTCGCCCAGAAACGAAAGCGGGCTAATCAATCTAGGTATCATTCCCGACGTCGCCGGCCTTTACAGAGGAGAAGGGGAAGTACCTGCAGACGCTGTCTTCCTCAGTCACGCCCATATCGACCACTCGATGTCGATCTCCCTACTCAATCGCCAGATACCCGTCTACTGCGGCGAGACCACGAAGATGATTCTGGAGGCGCTGTCAACCGCTCGTCCAGGGGGCTTCGAGAACGATCTTGACGAAATTCAGTTCAAGACTTTTCGAACTGGAGACCGGGTGAAAATGGGAGGAATCGAGGTAGAGCCGGTTCATGTAGACCACAGCATTCCCGGATCCTACGGTTTTGTTATCCATACGTCGATTGGGACGCTTGTCTACAGCGGGGATTTCAGAGCTCACGGGCCTAGGTCTGACTTGACACAGGATTTTGCAGAGAGTGCAGAGAGGTCGAATCCGGAGCTGTTTCTCTGCGAGGGCACAAACCTAGTTCGAGGTGACTTGCAATCTGAATCGGAAGTAGTTGACAAGGTTGACCATGTGATTCGGAAGACCAGCGGGCTGGTGCTCGCAAATTTTTCGACCGCGGACGTGGACAGGTTGAGAACGTTCTACGAGATTGCCAAGAAGAATAACAGGGTCCTAGCTGTTTCATTGAGGCAGGCTCATCTCCTACAAGCACTGAACAAAGACAAACACCTAGACATTCCAGACATCTCCCACGACACCAATATTGTCGTCTACCAGAGATCGAAGAAGACCTACTACAATTGGGAGAAAGAGGTGATGAAGAATGGCACCGTCAAGACATCGAAGGATATCAAGGAAACACAGGGAAAGTTCGTTCTAGCCGCCAGCTCCTATGATATGAACGAGGTTTTGGACATAAAGCCTGATGCGGGTGGGGCGTTCATCAATAGTAGCTCCGAACCGTTCAACGAGGAGATGGAGATTGATCATGAACGCTTCGTAAACTGGCTCAACCATTTCGGACTGCCAATGTACCAGATTCACAGCTCGGGACACATGATGCCCACCGAACTTCGAGAAACGATAGGCCAGATTAGCCCTAAGACACTCGTCCCAATACATACAGAACAGCCGCACCTCTACGAACTCTTCATCAAAGACCTGTGCAAGGTACACCAGCCCATCAAAGGATCAATGTGGACGGTGCAATAG
- a CDS encoding GNAT family protein, protein MRALKWEDLDDCVTFINNLVSEKDREPNLGIVADRKQTRDEEAEWLANQITGIERGSIVSVVAEVGGRVVGNGSVTRGSYEDTKRHGYLGIAISKKHRDRGIGLEMMRALVKESRKVGLKTIQLEVFANNPRATHVYERTGFKATGRIPKKMLRKGKFIDSIIMARTL, encoded by the coding sequence TTGCGAGCTTTGAAGTGGGAAGACCTCGACGATTGTGTAACCTTCATCAATAATCTCGTCAGTGAGAAAGATCGGGAGCCAAACCTCGGAATAGTCGCCGATAGAAAACAGACAAGGGATGAAGAGGCGGAATGGCTCGCCAACCAGATAACCGGAATAGAACGAGGCAGCATCGTCAGTGTCGTAGCGGAGGTAGGAGGACGAGTGGTGGGAAACGGTTCAGTCACGAGAGGGTCGTACGAGGACACAAAACGTCACGGATACCTTGGCATAGCAATCTCGAAGAAACATAGGGACCGCGGAATCGGCTTGGAAATGATGCGCGCGCTTGTCAAGGAATCTCGGAAAGTCGGACTCAAAACGATCCAACTGGAGGTCTTCGCAAACAACCCACGGGCAACCCACGTTTACGAGAGAACCGGCTTCAAGGCAACAGGCAGGATACCGAAGAAAATGCTAAGAAAAGGAAAGTTCATTGATAGCATCATAATGGCCAGAACGCTGTAA
- a CDS encoding GNAT family N-acetyltransferase encodes MKVEVRELTPELLDDYLRFFDKDAFTDFPEWSGCYCGFYDTPGQEWDASAKAGPAHRAARAERIRSGKAHGLLAFADGRVVGWCNAQPRYAFVNMRRYASVIDNPAELVGSIMCFLVAPGHRGKGVGSALLNAACDKFRQDKLRVAEGYPTTNPVKRDWETPWAEENYKGSLSMYLKAGFKIHRQLERFAIVRKQL; translated from the coding sequence TTGAAAGTTGAGGTTCGAGAGCTCACACCGGAGCTCCTCGATGACTACCTTAGGTTCTTTGATAAGGATGCCTTCACCGATTTTCCAGAATGGTCAGGGTGTTACTGCGGATTTTACGATACGCCGGGTCAGGAATGGGATGCCTCAGCTAAAGCTGGGCCCGCTCATAGAGCAGCTCGGGCCGAACGAATAAGATCAGGCAAAGCCCATGGGTTGCTAGCTTTCGCAGACGGGAGAGTCGTTGGTTGGTGCAACGCGCAGCCGCGATATGCCTTCGTAAACATGAGAAGGTATGCGTCAGTCATAGACAATCCTGCTGAGTTAGTTGGCTCGATCATGTGCTTTCTCGTAGCTCCTGGACACAGAGGAAAGGGCGTGGGCAGTGCGCTTCTGAATGCAGCATGCGATAAGTTTCGTCAGGACAAGCTACGTGTTGCAGAAGGGTATCCTACAACCAATCCGGTCAAGCGGGATTGGGAGACTCCGTGGGCCGAAGAGAACTACAAGGGCTCTTTGAGCATGTACCTGAAGGCAGGATTCAAGATTCATCGCCAACTAGAACGGTTCGCGATTGTAAGAAAGCAGCTGTAG
- a CDS encoding transposase gives MASLVRAMKAVKQKYQASEDLLWLLDEFRRVVNVCVMIGIERNISSLKSLASAAYSSLSRNIPSYYRLGAISTATGILRNYRKAKRKNSGTIVPYARKMMLTTNYGFKIENNLLRLPIKPRQYIYVKLNDHTMKALSGFEVRAVTVTPQSLSISHSRESIEIEPEGYLGIDLNLNNVTIASTEGTVRTFDLSKATSIKSTYRYVKGRFTRNDARIRVRVYSKYGKKQRNRVQPLLHSVSKRIVEEARSKRYGIVLEKLTGIRRLYRKGNGQARSYRARMNSWSYGELQRQIEYKAGWEGLKVNYVPARNTSKRCSICGYKTLESTRRRLWCPHCGAVLDRDENAARNIAAGGLRFSPNGPPGEAMVEEQEPENATLILKVDGDKLSQQPTTTTIRSMKT, from the coding sequence TTGGCGTCACTAGTGCGAGCAATGAAAGCGGTCAAACAGAAGTATCAGGCTTCAGAGGATCTACTTTGGCTCTTAGACGAATTCAGACGCGTTGTAAACGTCTGCGTTATGATTGGAATCGAACGTAACATCTCTTCACTCAAGAGTCTCGCTTCAGCCGCCTACTCAAGTCTCAGCCGTAACATCCCCAGCTACTACCGGCTCGGAGCGATCAGCACGGCCACCGGGATACTTCGTAACTACCGGAAGGCTAAGAGAAAGAACTCCGGGACAATCGTTCCATATGCCAGAAAGATGATGTTGACTACGAACTACGGGTTCAAAATAGAGAATAATCTTCTGAGACTTCCAATCAAGCCACGGCAGTACATTTATGTCAAGCTCAACGATCATACTATGAAGGCACTCTCCGGGTTCGAAGTTCGCGCTGTCACCGTGACCCCACAGTCGCTCAGCATTAGCCATTCAAGAGAGTCAATTGAGATCGAACCGGAGGGATATCTGGGGATAGATCTTAACCTGAACAACGTTACAATCGCCTCAACGGAAGGAACAGTGCGAACGTTCGACCTGTCGAAGGCCACCAGCATCAAGTCGACCTATCGTTATGTTAAAGGTCGGTTCACGAGGAATGATGCGCGAATAAGAGTAAGGGTATACTCTAAGTATGGAAAGAAGCAGAGGAACCGCGTGCAGCCACTACTCCACAGCGTGTCCAAGAGAATCGTCGAGGAAGCCAGGTCAAAGCGGTACGGGATTGTACTCGAGAAGCTGACCGGGATCAGAAGATTGTATCGCAAGGGAAATGGCCAAGCGAGAAGCTATCGGGCCAGGATGAACAGCTGGAGCTATGGAGAGCTTCAACGACAGATAGAGTACAAGGCTGGATGGGAAGGGTTGAAGGTAAACTACGTTCCTGCTAGGAACACGTCAAAACGGTGCTCAATATGCGGGTACAAGACCCTAGAGAGCACCAGACGAAGACTATGGTGTCCACACTGTGGAGCCGTACTAGACAGGGACGAGAACGCGGCTAGGAACATAGCCGCAGGAGGGCTGAGGTTCAGCCCCAACGGGCCTCCAGGTGAAGCAATGGTAGAGGAACAGGAACCGGAGAACGCGACACTAATCCTCAAAGTCGATGGAGACAAGTTAAGTCAACAACCCACAACCACAACAATTCGTTCAATGAAGACTTAA
- a CDS encoding type II toxin-antitoxin system VapC family toxin, with product MDTTFLVDLVRAKPEAEKKLLHFLENDERITTTPVNAAQLYDGAYSTKSRRTETERVGGLLEHLELLEVSLAVCEKYGRLINELKAKGPPIGDLDTLVASTALIHRQILLTRNKAHFEKGPGLVVETW from the coding sequence TTGGACACAACGTTTCTCGTGGACCTTGTACGCGCGAAACCAGAAGCGGAAAAGAAACTGCTGCACTTCCTGGAGAATGATGAACGAATTACGACTACTCCCGTGAACGCAGCCCAACTCTATGATGGGGCTTACTCCACCAAGAGTCGAAGAACCGAGACCGAGAGGGTCGGAGGGCTACTGGAGCACTTAGAACTGCTCGAAGTCTCGCTCGCTGTCTGCGAAAAGTACGGTAGGCTCATCAACGAGCTCAAGGCCAAGGGTCCACCGATTGGCGATCTGGATACACTCGTAGCGAGCACTGCTCTGATTCATCGACAGATTCTCTTAACTCGGAACAAGGCGCATTTCGAGAAAGGGCCTGGGCTCGTAGTCGAAACCTGGTAG
- a CDS encoding antitoxin VapB family protein has protein sequence MAHKTLTISEEAYNALARTKGKDESFTKVILRLTRKKAAGNLLDYIRSFSPDEELASAVEKVLEKRSKIRLRSPEF, from the coding sequence ATGGCGCATAAGACGCTGACGATATCTGAGGAGGCGTATAACGCGTTAGCCCGGACAAAGGGCAAGGACGAGTCGTTCACTAAGGTCATCCTTCGACTCACGCGGAAGAAAGCTGCAGGGAACCTCTTGGACTATATTCGATCCTTCTCACCCGACGAAGAACTGGCTTCTGCGGTCGAGAAGGTGTTGGAGAAGCGCAGTAAGATACGGCTCAGATCTCCCGAGTTCTAG